Sequence from the Rutidosis leptorrhynchoides isolate AG116_Rl617_1_P2 chromosome 3, CSIRO_AGI_Rlap_v1, whole genome shotgun sequence genome:
CGCGGATATTAAgctagtatttaattaatttaaagtgGTAGTTTCGAAATGTACAAGAGTTTTTTGCACCTTCATGACAACTCTCCCTTGTTGTAgttagaaaaaataaataaaaatactccATAAATTGAAAATTTGGTGAGTTTTGATGAATATATTTTAAGATTTACATAGAATATTTTAATGCAATTGATTACTATTAACTTAATTTTAAGTTTTAAGAGCATATGAGTCAGACGGTATGTACAGATTTTGCTTGATTATGtgattaaataaatattaatatagacttaaaaaacgacacttaaaacgtgTAAACCGATACAAATATCTCTGGAGTTTCTATTTGAATAACACCGACACTTTACAACGTTATTTTTTTGCTAAAAGAGATTTTCCACCGCTAAAACATGTCATAAAATTTTTGTCTATTTTTTCTATACTAAATCTGGTGAAGTTTGAACCTCAAAATATTGTCAAAATACCGATAACCACTAAATCATCATCTTGTGATGATTATACGAGTGCGTGGTCTATAAAACCGTACAATGACCATCTGAAGCCAATAGGCAATAGACAAGTATCAACTTCAACTATGGTAATTATTAGCAAGGTTTTAAGATTTGGTAGAAAAAAACTTCACACAATTGTATCAAGAGATAAAATCAAACCTTCTTCTCCAACTCCCTTTCATTCAAAAACATATAATCTCTCATTACTCGATCAAATCGCCGTAAATTCATACATGCCGATTGTAGCCATATACCCGAGCACGAATGCTTATCAATCGCCCCGTGAAAAGACGCTCGAGTTGAAGAACTCTTTATCGAAAGTACTGACTCATTACTATCCATTTGCTGGTAAAATGAAGAAAATGGGTCCCACGTTCGTTGATTGTAACGATGAGGGTGTTGAGTTTATTGAAGCGTGTAACACCAGCTCGCTATCAGATTTCCTCCAAGAATCGGTGCACGAAGATCTTGATCAACTTTTCCCAGATGATCGTATATGGTTCAAAAGAAGAATTAAAAGTTCTAGTGATGACGAAAATACTAGTAATGAGTCCCCATTCTCCGTTCAAGTTAACCATTTCGCGTGTGGAGGGATTGCAGTCGCAACTTCTTTACGTCACAGGATTGGAGACGGAAGCAGCTCGTTAAATTTCAGGGTTGATGTCACATCACACTCTCGAGATGTGACATCACCCATCATTAATCCacattttataacttaccaacctACAACTGTTAAGTTGCCAAAAAGTGATCCGTACATACCACCTAAAAAAGTTGTGTCAAAAAGTTTTGTTTTCTCGAATGCGAAAATAAAAGACCTCCAGGCCAAGGTGGCATCCATGACCATGGAGACTAGAAACCCTATCGTAAACCCTACTCAATTTGAAGTCTCATCATGGCTTCTACATAAGTGTGTAGCATCAGCAGCTACCAAGAGGATATCGGGAAATGATACAAAAACTAGCGTGATCGTGCCATTAAATCTGAGAAACAAGTTAAAAGAGCC
This genomic interval carries:
- the LOC139901894 gene encoding acyltransferase-like, which produces MVIISKVLRFGRKKLHTIVSRDKIKPSSPTPFHSKTYNLSLLDQIAVNSYMPIVAIYPSTNAYQSPREKTLELKNSLSKVLTHYYPFAGKMKKMGPTFVDCNDEGVEFIEACNTSSLSDFLQESVHEDLDQLFPDDRIWFKRRIKSSSDDENTSNESPFSVQVNHFACGGIAVATSLRHRIGDGSSSLNFRVDVTSHSRDVTSPIINPHFITYQPTTVKLPKSDPYIPPKKVVSKSFVFSNAKIKDLQAKVASMTMETRNPIVNPTQFEVSSWLLHKCVASAATKRISGNDTKTSVIVPLNLRNKLKEPLPTTSIGNLFYSLIFPLSNNHGDVMPDEFISQLRREKFKFKNIRLETTLGTVADRGGI